The DNA sequence GCTGGACGGCGTTGGTGACCAGCTCGGAGACGATCAGCAGCAAGCCGTCCAGCAGGTCGGCGCCCAGCGGCACCTTCTGACGGCGCATCAGGTCGGCGACGCCGTGCCGGGCGCGGGGCACGGAGGTGGGGAGCGCGGGCGCGGTGAACCGCCAGCAGCCCTGCCGGACGGGGCGGCCCGCGGGGCCGGCCGGCTCGCGGGGCGCCGTGGGCGGCGGGGCCTGGCCCGGCTCGGGCGGGACGCTCCCGACGATCTCCATGTCCGATACCAACCCCTCGCCGTGGCTCCACCGCACACGACGAGTGTTGGGAAGACCACAGTCCGCGCGGACAGCTGATCAGAAGTCGCCGCCAATCGACGCTATTTGATCGCGTGCGTATGCCGCAGTCACTCTCGCGACTGTTCCTGGCTGCCCTGATCGTCGTTCGCGGAAGGTTCGTGGAACGCTCCGGACCAGGTCGCTTCGCCCGCACTCGCGGGCGTTCCCCGGCGAACCACCCCCTGCCGTCCGGTTAGCATCCGTCGCATGGAGCCCGCACTGCACCTGGACGTCGCCGGCGGCACGGCGACGATCCGCATCGCCCACCCCGCCAAGCGGAACGCCATGACACCCGCCATGTGGCGGGCGCTCCCCCCGCTGCTGGAGCGCTGCGCCGCGGACCCGGACGTCCGGGTCCTGGTACTCACCGGCGAGGGCGACACCTTCTGCGCGGGCGCCGACATCGCCTCCCTCACCGCGGGCGGCGAGGGCGACCCGCGCGACCTGGCCGTCGCCGCCGAGGAGGCGCTGGCCGCCTTCCCCAAACCGACGCTCGCGGCCGTGCGCGGCCACTGCGTCGGCGGCGGCTGCCAGCTCGCCGTCGCCTGCGACCTCCGGTTCGCCGCCGAGGGCGCCCTCTTCGGCGTCACCCCGGCCCGGCTGGGCGTCGTCTACGCGGCCTCGTCCACCCGCCGGCTCACCGGCCTGGTCGGCCCGGCGGCCGCCCGGTACCTGCTGTACTCCGCCGAACTCATCGGCACGGAAAGGGCGTTGCGCACCGGCCTGGTGGACGAGGTGTGGGCGCCGGACGAACTGGACGCCCGGGTCGCCGGGT is a window from the Streptomyces mobaraensis genome containing:
- a CDS encoding enoyl-CoA hydratase/isomerase family protein, giving the protein MEPALHLDVAGGTATIRIAHPAKRNAMTPAMWRALPPLLERCAADPDVRVLVLTGEGDTFCAGADIASLTAGGEGDPRDLAVAAEEALAAFPKPTLAAVRGHCVGGGCQLAVACDLRFAAEGALFGVTPARLGVVYAASSTRRLTGLVGPAAARYLLYSAELIGTERALRTGLVDEVWAPDELDARVAGFARLLASRSQLTQAAAKEFTRPGPVPAERVAHWAELGHASADLTEGVTAFLERREPRFTWSVPAGN